Proteins found in one Syntrophales bacterium genomic segment:
- a CDS encoding cupin domain-containing protein, whose product MGDHSTADNRTAEVFGIRELVHYQEGAVVSREIVKKPTGTVTFFAFAEGQGLSEHTVPFDALVQVTDGTAEISIDGIPYQVEEGEMIIMPANVPHAVAAVTGFKMILVMIK is encoded by the coding sequence ATGGGTGACCATTCGACGGCGGATAATCGAACGGCCGAGGTCTTTGGAATCAGAGAATTGGTTCACTATCAGGAAGGAGCTGTCGTAAGCCGGGAGATCGTAAAAAAACCGACCGGGACGGTGACGTTTTTTGCCTTTGCCGAGGGACAGGGGTTAAGCGAGCACACCGTTCCTTTTGACGCCCTGGTGCAGGTAACTGACGGTACCGCCGAGATATCCATCGACGGAATTCCCTATCAGGTGGAGGAGGGGGAGATGATCATCATGCCCGCCAATGTGCCCCACGCCGTGGCGGCCGTGACCGGGTTCAAGATGATATTGGTGATGATCAAATAG
- a CDS encoding anaerobic nitric oxide reductase flavorubredoxin, giving the protein MKIQITPAVHWIGKTDWELRKFHGEEYSTHRGSSYNSYLVQDEKTAVIDTVWLPFDKEYVRNLAAVVDLKSIDYIIANHAEIDHSGALPELMRHIPETPVYCTANGVKSLRGHYRRDWNFQVVKTGDTLSLGTKELVFIEAPMLHWPDTMMSYLTGDAVLFSNDAFGQHIADEHLFNDLVVQSELYDEAIKYYANILTPFSPMVTKKIEEILALKLPVNVICPSHGVVWRDNPLQIVQKYLEWAADYQENQITIIYDTMWDGTRKLAEAIAAGIREKDSAVTVKLYNAARRDINDNMTEVFKSKAILLGSPTINRGILAAMAALIEMMKGLKFKNKKAAAFGCYGWSGESVKILEDRLGEAGFTVITGGLKSYWEPGDNELEQAREFGGMFA; this is encoded by the coding sequence ATGAAGATTCAGATTACACCGGCAGTACACTGGATTGGCAAGACTGACTGGGAACTGCGGAAATTTCACGGAGAGGAATACTCAACCCACCGGGGTTCATCCTATAACTCATACCTTGTTCAAGATGAAAAGACCGCTGTCATCGATACGGTATGGCTCCCTTTCGACAAGGAGTATGTACGGAATCTGGCGGCAGTGGTTGACCTGAAGTCAATTGACTATATTATCGCCAACCACGCGGAAATTGACCATTCAGGGGCGTTGCCGGAGTTGATGAGGCATATCCCTGAAACGCCTGTATACTGTACCGCCAACGGGGTGAAGTCCCTTCGGGGACATTACCGCCGGGACTGGAATTTTCAAGTTGTAAAAACCGGTGACACGCTCAGCCTGGGGACGAAGGAACTGGTTTTTATCGAAGCCCCCATGCTCCATTGGCCCGACACGATGATGTCCTATCTGACAGGAGACGCTGTCCTGTTTTCCAATGATGCCTTCGGGCAGCATATCGCCGACGAGCATCTCTTCAATGACCTTGTTGTCCAGTCAGAGCTCTATGACGAAGCAATAAAATATTATGCTAATATTCTAACGCCCTTCTCGCCGATGGTGACAAAGAAAATTGAGGAAATCCTCGCGCTGAAACTTCCCGTCAATGTCATCTGCCCCAGCCACGGTGTCGTATGGAGGGATAATCCACTGCAGATTGTCCAAAAATATCTCGAGTGGGCGGCGGACTACCAGGAAAACCAGATTACCATCATCTATGACACTATGTGGGACGGAACGCGAAAACTGGCGGAGGCCATCGCAGCGGGTATCAGGGAAAAGGATTCGGCGGTTACCGTCAAGCTCTACAATGCGGCCCGTCGTGATATCAACGACAATATGACAGAGGTGTTTAAATCAAAAGCGATCCTGCTGGGGTCACCGACCATCAACCGGGGGATTCTTGCAGCCATGGCGGCCCTGATCGAAATGATGAAGGGTCTCAAGTTCAAAAACAAGAAAGCCGCAGCCTTCGGCTGTTACGGTTGGAGCGGAGAGTCCGTCAAAATTCTTGAAGACAGGCTCGGCGAAGCGGGATTTACCGTCATAACCGGCGGTTTGAAAAGCTACTGGGAGCCCGGAGACAACGAACTGGAGCAGGCGCGGGAATTTGGCGGGATGTTCGCCTGA
- a CDS encoding TRAP transporter large permease yields the protein MTPTTVGIIGIIALFVLIFSRMPVAFIMTIIGFVGFGYVITFNASMNLVVKDFYTVFGSQSLTVVPLFVLMGQVAFHSGISKRLFDAAYVFLGNQPGGLAMATIGACAGFSAICGSTNATAATMGAVTLPEMKRFDYKPELATGVVAAGGSLGILIPPSVIFIVYGVMTQQSIGKLFVAGIIPGVLLTGLFIVTIAIWTRLRPDLGPAGPATSFREKCAALPGIVETIILFAMVMGGLFAGIFTPTEAGAVGALGTIVLSLIRRRLTWKSFVESLMETTRISCMILLIVAGATVFGHFLAVTRIPFDIATWISSVNLPSWAIIMLILVVFFVGGCFIDSLALIMLTVPIFYPVIILFQYDPVWFGVVIVLMTQIGVITPPVGINVYVVSGVARDVPLQTIFRGVLPFLLALIITVLLLIPFPGIALWLPGLM from the coding sequence ATGACTCCCACCACTGTCGGCATAATCGGCATCATCGCCCTTTTTGTCCTTATCTTTTCGCGGATGCCTGTGGCCTTCATCATGACCATTATCGGTTTTGTGGGCTTCGGATACGTGATCACCTTCAACGCCTCCATGAACCTCGTGGTCAAAGATTTCTATACCGTCTTCGGTTCACAGAGCCTTACCGTGGTTCCGCTGTTTGTCCTCATGGGGCAGGTTGCCTTTCATTCAGGTATAAGCAAGCGTCTTTTCGATGCCGCCTACGTGTTCCTGGGCAACCAGCCCGGGGGACTCGCCATGGCCACTATCGGTGCCTGCGCGGGATTTTCGGCCATCTGCGGTTCCACGAACGCCACTGCGGCAACCATGGGGGCGGTTACCCTTCCGGAGATGAAGCGGTTTGATTACAAGCCCGAACTTGCCACGGGTGTTGTCGCCGCCGGGGGCAGTCTGGGGATTCTCATCCCTCCCAGCGTTATATTCATCGTCTACGGAGTCATGACCCAGCAGTCCATCGGCAAACTCTTCGTGGCCGGCATCATACCCGGTGTACTTTTGACGGGCCTGTTTATCGTCACAATCGCCATATGGACACGCCTCAGGCCGGATCTCGGACCGGCGGGACCGGCAACCTCATTCCGGGAAAAATGTGCCGCCCTGCCGGGCATTGTGGAAACGATCATTCTTTTCGCCATGGTCATGGGCGGGCTTTTTGCGGGTATTTTCACGCCCACCGAAGCGGGGGCCGTGGGGGCGCTGGGAACAATCGTGCTGTCCCTGATACGGCGGCGGCTGACCTGGAAGAGTTTCGTTGAATCGCTCATGGAGACCACGAGAATATCCTGCATGATACTCCTTATCGTCGCGGGAGCTACCGTGTTCGGTCATTTCCTGGCAGTCACCCGGATTCCCTTCGATATAGCAACCTGGATATCCTCGGTCAACCTGCCGTCCTGGGCAATTATCATGCTTATACTCGTGGTTTTTTTCGTCGGCGGGTGCTTTATCGATTCCCTCGCCCTGATCATGCTGACCGTGCCGATCTTTTACCCCGTCATAATCCTGTTCCAGTACGACCCTGTCTGGTTCGGCGTCGTCATCGTGCTGATGACGCAGATCGGCGTCATCACACCCCCGGTAGGAATCAACGTGTACGTTGTCAGCGGCGTCGCCAGGGACGTGCCCCTTCAGACAATATTCAGGGGAGTACTCCCGTTCCTCCTGGCCCTGATCATAACCGTCCTGCTGTTGATTCCCTTCCCGGGGATTGCTCTGTGGCTGCCGGGGCTCATGTAA
- a CDS encoding TRAP transporter small permease yields the protein MTSRGQTLFKAAEAVNWAAAAAVTAMMLLVCADVTMRFFFRSPIPGAYDLVGFLAMLAVSLSLSYTTITKSHIAVELLVEKLPRKVRHGIDAINALLSFTLFAMITWQTALYGLHMRTTGEVSLTLKLPVYPFVFGITAGCGFLCVILAFQCYLSIRRVARL from the coding sequence GTGACGAGCCGGGGACAAACACTGTTCAAGGCCGCCGAGGCAGTCAACTGGGCGGCGGCGGCGGCAGTGACAGCCATGATGCTCCTTGTATGCGCCGATGTGACGATGCGGTTTTTTTTCCGGTCACCCATCCCCGGCGCCTACGATCTCGTGGGATTCCTGGCCATGCTGGCCGTCTCTCTTTCCCTGTCTTACACGACGATTACAAAAAGCCACATCGCCGTTGAACTACTTGTAGAAAAACTGCCCAGGAAAGTCAGGCACGGTATCGACGCGATCAATGCCCTGCTGTCCTTCACGCTCTTCGCGATGATAACCTGGCAGACAGCCCTCTACGGCCTGCACATGAGAACCACGGGCGAGGTGTCGTTGACACTCAAACTGCCCGTATATCCCTTTGTGTTCGGGATAACCGCCGGATGCGGGTTTCTTTGTGTGATCCTCGCCTTTCAATGCTACCTGTCAATCAGGAGGGTCGCGCGGCTATGA
- a CDS encoding TRAP transporter substrate-binding protein, whose product MKQDRPAGRLIAVFGAVLLFLAFTGTGEARTQTLNYSVFFPPTHGQALAAADWAKEIEKRSEGAIRINLFPGGTLTPAGQTYDGVVQGISDLGMSCFAYTPGRFPVMEALDLPMGYPDGMTATRVANEFFRSMNPRELADVKVLLIHAHGPGLLHTKKPVRTLNELKGLKIRSTGLSEKVTRALGAVPVGMPQGETYEALQKGVVEGTFAPIETLKGWKQAEVIKYTTETTAIGYTTAMFVVMNLKKWNALSPDIRQIFDDVSAEWIERHGAVWDREDEEGRSYTLGLGNEIIPLSQEESGQWTEAVRPVLDEYADTVRSQGIDGEAALAELKKLIEQHRREQ is encoded by the coding sequence ATGAAACAAGACAGACCTGCAGGCAGACTCATTGCCGTCTTCGGGGCGGTACTGCTGTTCCTGGCCTTCACCGGAACAGGGGAAGCCAGGACACAGACCCTGAACTACAGTGTTTTTTTCCCGCCCACCCACGGACAGGCGCTCGCCGCCGCGGACTGGGCAAAGGAAATCGAAAAACGTTCAGAAGGAGCAATCAGGATAAACCTGTTTCCCGGAGGAACTCTGACACCGGCCGGGCAGACCTATGACGGTGTCGTCCAGGGAATTTCAGATCTTGGAATGTCCTGTTTTGCATACACACCGGGCAGGTTCCCCGTTATGGAGGCCCTTGATCTCCCCATGGGTTACCCTGACGGCATGACGGCAACCCGTGTGGCCAATGAATTTTTCCGCTCCATGAACCCGCGGGAACTTGCCGATGTCAAGGTGCTGCTGATTCATGCCCATGGGCCGGGACTTCTTCACACGAAGAAACCCGTGCGAACCCTCAATGAACTCAAGGGACTGAAAATCCGGTCGACGGGCCTCAGTGAAAAAGTAACGCGGGCCCTGGGAGCCGTGCCCGTGGGAATGCCGCAAGGAGAAACCTACGAAGCCCTCCAGAAAGGAGTGGTGGAAGGGACATTCGCTCCCATTGAAACGCTGAAGGGCTGGAAACAGGCCGAGGTTATCAAGTACACGACGGAAACAACGGCCATCGGATACACGACGGCCATGTTCGTGGTCATGAACCTGAAAAAATGGAACGCTCTCTCACCGGACATCCGGCAGATATTCGATGATGTGAGCGCCGAATGGATAGAGCGGCATGGAGCCGTCTGGGACAGGGAGGATGAGGAAGGACGATCCTACACACTGGGACTGGGAAACGAGATCATTCCTCTCTCACAGGAGGAAAGCGGCCAATGGACTGAAGCGGTCAGGCCCGTCCTTGACGAGTATGCCGATACTGTCCGGAGCCAGGGAATAGACGGGGAAGCGGCGCTCGCGGAGCTGAAAAAGCTCATTGAGCAACATCGCCGGGAACAGTAA
- the hisI gene encoding phosphoribosyl-AMP cyclohydrolase has protein sequence MTAPDFEKAGGLVPVIVQDVATQEVLMLAYMNRDAWEKTVETGKATYWSRSRKQLWVKGETSGNVQQVREIRIDCDSDAVLLLVDQQGAACHKGYRTCFFSRLAEGRIDIIGERLFDPEVVYKK, from the coding sequence ATGACAGCACCTGATTTTGAAAAGGCGGGTGGACTAGTGCCCGTCATTGTTCAGGACGTCGCGACACAGGAAGTGCTGATGCTTGCCTACATGAATCGCGATGCCTGGGAAAAAACGGTGGAAACCGGAAAGGCCACCTACTGGAGCCGGTCCCGAAAGCAGTTATGGGTCAAGGGAGAAACATCGGGAAATGTCCAGCAGGTGAGAGAAATACGCATTGACTGTGATTCCGACGCCGTCCTGCTGCTTGTTGATCAGCAGGGAGCAGCCTGTCACAAGGGGTACCGGACCTGTTTTTTCAGCCGGCTCGCGGAAGGACGGATTGATATTATCGGAGAACGTCTCTTTGATCCGGAGGTTGTGTACAAGAAATGA
- the hisG gene encoding ATP phosphoribosyltransferase produces the protein MNILKLGIPKGSLEANTVELFKRAGWKISYSERSYFPSVDDDEIACFLVRAQEMARYVEDGTLDLGLTGRDWIMENNADVTVVQDLVYSKASRRQARWVLAVREDSTITKPEDLEGKRISTELVNFTTRYFREQGISVDVEFSWGATEAKVVEGLVDAIVEVTETGSTLKANKLKIIHELMNTNTQLIANNNSWNDPWKRRKIDQISLLLKGSFMAMTKVGLKMNVSKENLGRTVLLLPSITAPTISELFKDEWCAVETIVDKDSVRELIPLLREAGAEGIIEYPLHKVL, from the coding sequence ATGAATATTCTGAAGCTGGGCATTCCGAAAGGAAGCCTCGAGGCAAACACGGTTGAACTTTTCAAGAGGGCGGGCTGGAAGATATCCTACAGCGAACGGAGCTATTTCCCCTCCGTCGATGATGACGAGATCGCCTGCTTTCTTGTGCGGGCCCAAGAAATGGCGCGATACGTGGAGGACGGAACACTCGATCTCGGCCTTACCGGCAGAGACTGGATCATGGAAAACAATGCCGACGTGACGGTTGTTCAGGATCTGGTCTATTCCAAAGCGTCCCGAAGGCAGGCGCGATGGGTGCTCGCCGTCAGGGAAGACTCCACCATCACCAAGCCTGAGGATCTCGAGGGCAAACGGATATCGACGGAACTGGTGAATTTTACCACCCGTTACTTCCGGGAACAGGGCATTTCCGTTGACGTCGAGTTTTCCTGGGGGGCCACAGAAGCTAAGGTGGTTGAAGGACTCGTCGACGCCATTGTGGAGGTTACCGAAACGGGCAGTACTCTGAAGGCCAACAAGCTCAAGATAATTCATGAGCTGATGAATACCAATACACAGCTCATCGCGAACAACAATTCCTGGAACGATCCATGGAAGCGAAGAAAGATAGATCAGATAAGTCTTCTGCTTAAGGGATCATTCATGGCCATGACCAAGGTGGGATTGAAGATGAACGTGTCAAAGGAAAATCTCGGCAGAACCGTTCTCCTCCTGCCGTCGATAACGGCGCCCACCATATCGGAACTCTTCAAGGATGAATGGTGCGCCGTTGAGACCATCGTCGACAAAGACTCCGTGCGGGAATTGATCCCCCTGTTGCGGGAAGCGGGCGCCGAGGGGATTATCGAGTATCCCCTGCACAAGGTTCTGTAG
- the hisB gene encoding imidazoleglycerol-phosphate dehydratase HisB: MERIAVVARNTTETDVSVEINLDGEGAAVIDTTLPFLDHMLVLLARHSLIDISVTGRGDTPVDDHHLVEDIGLCLGEALKTALGDKTGIGRYGTAFIPMDESLGHVSIDLSGRPCLVYNVEFEHEKIKDFDLLHVREFFKALADEGGITLHINAIYGRNPHHIAEALFKSFARALGVAVSIDSRIKGVLSTKGSL, encoded by the coding sequence ATGGAGAGAATCGCTGTCGTAGCGAGGAATACCACTGAAACGGATGTGTCCGTCGAAATCAATCTCGACGGGGAGGGAGCGGCGGTCATTGATACTACCCTGCCCTTTTTGGACCACATGCTTGTTCTTCTGGCACGGCACAGTCTCATCGATATTTCCGTGACAGGCCGGGGAGACACCCCCGTCGATGATCACCACCTCGTTGAGGACATAGGCCTGTGCCTGGGAGAGGCTCTCAAAACGGCCCTGGGTGACAAAACGGGGATCGGGCGATACGGAACCGCTTTCATACCCATGGACGAGAGCCTCGGCCATGTTTCCATCGATCTCTCCGGGAGACCGTGCCTGGTCTACAACGTCGAGTTTGAACATGAAAAGATCAAAGATTTCGATCTGTTGCATGTAAGAGAGTTTTTTAAGGCACTGGCCGACGAGGGGGGAATAACCTTGCATATTAATGCCATATATGGTAGGAATCCCCACCACATAGCGGAGGCGCTGTTCAAATCGTTCGCCCGCGCGTTGGGTGTGGCGGTATCGATTGACAGTCGAATCAAGGGGGTCCTTTCCACCAAAGGGAGCCTTTGA
- the hisA gene encoding 1-(5-phosphoribosyl)-5-[(5-phosphoribosylamino)methylideneamino]imidazole-4-carboxamide isomerase, whose translation MIVIPAIDIRGGKCVRLLQGDFTRVTVYGDDPVAVADKWRSEGATRIHVVDLDGSKDGKPVNRHIIEAVVRAVDVPVQVGGGIRHMETVEEYIAAGVASVVLGTAALKDRNFVLSACLRFPGRIILGIDARGDRVAAEGWLEETGYSPLEIARSYEGCGLEALVYTDIGRDGMQTGVNRESTELLARSVGIPVIASGGVSGIADIENLLSIRGAGITGVIVGKALYEGKIDLTEAIALCRRTGPA comes from the coding sequence ATGATTGTAATTCCGGCAATCGATATCAGGGGTGGGAAGTGCGTACGACTTCTCCAGGGCGACTTTACCCGCGTGACCGTCTACGGGGATGATCCCGTCGCAGTGGCTGATAAATGGCGGAGCGAGGGAGCAACGAGGATTCATGTTGTCGACCTGGACGGGTCGAAGGATGGAAAGCCCGTCAACAGGCACATCATTGAGGCTGTCGTCCGGGCCGTCGATGTTCCTGTCCAGGTGGGGGGAGGCATTCGCCACATGGAAACCGTTGAAGAGTATATCGCGGCCGGCGTCGCGAGCGTAGTCCTGGGGACGGCGGCGCTCAAGGATCGAAACTTTGTTCTTTCCGCCTGCCTCCGATTTCCGGGAAGAATCATTCTTGGCATCGATGCCCGAGGCGACCGCGTCGCCGCTGAAGGCTGGCTGGAAGAGACGGGATACAGCCCCCTGGAAATAGCTCGCTCCTACGAAGGTTGTGGTCTCGAAGCTTTGGTGTACACAGATATAGGGCGCGACGGAATGCAGACCGGGGTCAACCGGGAGTCCACGGAACTTCTTGCCAGGTCCGTCGGCATTCCCGTCATCGCCTCGGGTGGTGTTTCAGGAATCGCCGACATTGAGAACCTTCTTTCGATCCGGGGCGCCGGTATAACGGGTGTTATCGTAGGGAAGGCGCTCTATGAGGGAAAGATCGATCTGACGGAAGCGATAGCCCTGTGTCGCCGGACCGGGCCTGCCTGA
- a CDS encoding histidine triad nucleotide-binding protein, translated as MTECVFCKIVAGEIPSSKVYEDDGVFAFDDIQPLAPVHVVLVPKRHVPTIVDMDVEGPDRNLPAELFNAVREVARIKGIDETGFRTVINSNYDGGQVIFHLHVHVLGGRRLSDDLG; from the coding sequence ATGACCGAGTGTGTTTTTTGTAAAATTGTGGCGGGAGAGATTCCCAGTTCGAAAGTCTATGAGGATGACGGAGTTTTTGCCTTTGACGACATTCAGCCCCTTGCGCCTGTCCATGTCGTTCTGGTTCCGAAACGGCATGTGCCGACCATCGTGGATATGGACGTGGAGGGGCCTGATCGGAACCTGCCGGCGGAGCTCTTCAATGCCGTTCGGGAGGTCGCCCGGATCAAGGGGATCGATGAAACGGGATTCAGGACGGTCATAAACAGCAATTACGATGGCGGTCAAGTCATATTTCATCTCCATGTTCATGTCCTGGGAGGGCGCAGGCTTTCAGACGACCTCGGCTAA
- a CDS encoding GatB/YqeY domain-containing protein: MTIEERVDKEMKEAAKARDAVTLSTLRLVRAAFHNKEIELRRKLKDQEILQVLSSMAKQRSDSIEQFARGGRDDLVQKETRELAIIKTFMPEEMTEEEMRAAIAKAIADTEASGIKDMGAVMKVLMPIITGKADGKVVSGMVREFLNG; the protein is encoded by the coding sequence ATGACTATTGAAGAACGCGTCGATAAGGAAATGAAAGAGGCGGCAAAAGCACGGGATGCAGTGACACTGTCGACGCTGCGGTTGGTGAGGGCGGCCTTCCACAACAAGGAAATCGAGTTGAGGCGTAAGCTTAAGGACCAGGAGATACTCCAGGTCCTGTCATCCATGGCTAAACAGAGAAGTGATTCCATAGAACAGTTTGCCCGGGGAGGGCGGGACGATCTTGTCCAAAAGGAGACCCGGGAACTCGCGATCATCAAGACCTTCATGCCTGAAGAGATGACGGAGGAGGAAATGCGGGCCGCCATCGCGAAGGCCATCGCGGATACGGAGGCCTCCGGCATAAAAGACATGGGAGCGGTCATGAAGGTTCTCATGCCGATAATCACAGGCAAGGCGGATGGAAAAGTGGTGAGCGGGATGGTGCGTGAGTTCCTGAATGGCTGA
- the dnaG gene encoding DNA primase, whose translation MPGPTEKKVVRIELKGHIPQGTIEELRSRSNIVELVSEFVALKKTGRNYVGLCPFHAERTPSFSVNPDKQICYCFGCGEGGNEISFLMKVQDISFPEAVRRLASRRGIVIPEPVMTESRKKTAAERAGLIRLNRLAADFFARNLFSGRGKSTREYVAERGLATTAVETFSLGYAPPGWRNLKNYLDASRVPEELLRKSGLVVFKDNGRSYDRFRGRLMFPIENLQGDVIAFGGRELGDGEPKYLNSPESPIYSKGDNLYGLSRTRDDIRSRDSVIIVEGYFDFLALWSAGIRNVAATLGTALTKRQVSLIGRLTRNVIVLFDGDEGGRSAVERSLQLFLEQGVSSAVVVLPDGADPDDYIRKRGREALERLIAGAASMVDYYIESVMKDRDSLEGQALLARETISFIKSIPDVIQRNLFVKRCAEKLGVDQHLIKDEVNRGLGRTKAPMPSPEKGGEIDPVELYLVYLMIEFPDRIPLVTASGVLDLCSRSPIRDLGERIAGLIETGALITMSDVIGETRNGDVKDSLLRLAMDKRPDDSIVDTMLRDTIGRIRDRWYREQSRELSRRLVEARERDDRELCDRLLLEKKQLLTRKVRGPSGLRKGGPKG comes from the coding sequence ATGCCCGGACCGACTGAAAAGAAAGTCGTTCGCATTGAATTGAAGGGTCATATTCCTCAAGGCACCATTGAAGAACTCCGAAGCCGGTCGAATATCGTCGAACTTGTTTCAGAATTTGTCGCCCTGAAAAAGACGGGCAGGAATTACGTGGGACTCTGCCCCTTTCACGCGGAGAGGACGCCATCCTTTTCAGTCAATCCTGACAAGCAGATATGCTATTGCTTTGGTTGCGGTGAAGGGGGCAACGAAATTTCCTTCCTCATGAAGGTTCAGGATATTTCCTTTCCCGAGGCGGTCAGGAGACTTGCATCCCGCAGGGGGATCGTCATTCCGGAACCAGTGATGACGGAGTCCCGGAAAAAAACTGCCGCCGAGAGGGCGGGACTCATCAGGCTCAATCGCCTGGCGGCGGATTTTTTTGCCCGGAACCTTTTTTCCGGACGGGGAAAATCAACACGGGAATATGTGGCGGAGAGGGGTCTGGCAACCACGGCAGTTGAAACCTTTTCTCTCGGTTACGCCCCTCCCGGATGGCGGAATCTCAAAAATTACCTGGACGCTTCCAGGGTGCCCGAGGAACTGCTTCGAAAATCGGGCCTTGTCGTCTTCAAGGACAATGGCCGGAGCTATGACCGCTTCCGGGGCCGGCTCATGTTTCCCATAGAAAATCTGCAGGGAGACGTTATTGCCTTTGGTGGACGCGAGCTTGGCGACGGAGAGCCGAAGTACCTCAATTCGCCGGAGTCGCCGATCTACAGCAAGGGAGACAACCTCTACGGTCTTTCCCGGACAAGGGACGACATCCGTTCTCGTGACAGCGTCATAATTGTGGAGGGATATTTCGATTTCCTCGCTCTTTGGAGCGCCGGCATCCGCAACGTGGCGGCCACCCTCGGTACGGCATTGACGAAACGACAGGTATCGCTCATCGGAAGGCTCACCCGTAACGTGATTGTTCTCTTCGATGGTGACGAGGGCGGACGGAGTGCCGTGGAACGCAGCCTTCAACTGTTTCTCGAGCAGGGTGTATCGTCGGCCGTGGTGGTGCTTCCCGATGGGGCCGATCCCGATGACTACATCAGGAAAAGGGGACGTGAGGCTCTTGAAAGGCTCATTGCCGGTGCCGCCTCCATGGTGGATTATTATATCGAATCGGTGATGAAAGACCGGGACAGCCTTGAAGGGCAGGCGCTCCTGGCCCGTGAGACGATTTCTTTTATCAAAAGTATTCCTGATGTGATACAAAGAAACCTTTTTGTCAAGCGATGCGCCGAAAAGCTGGGCGTGGACCAGCACCTGATAAAAGATGAAGTGAACAGGGGGCTTGGGCGGACAAAGGCACCGATGCCATCCCCGGAGAAAGGCGGGGAGATCGATCCTGTGGAACTCTACCTGGTCTACCTGATGATAGAATTCCCCGACAGGATACCCCTCGTCACGGCTTCGGGAGTCCTGGACCTGTGTTCCCGCTCCCCGATTCGCGATCTCGGGGAGCGGATCGCCGGGTTAATTGAAACGGGGGCTCTCATCACCATGTCGGACGTTATCGGCGAAACCCGTAACGGTGACGTGAAAGACAGCCTTCTTCGCCTTGCCATGGACAAGCGGCCCGACGATTCCATCGTGGATACAATGTTACGGGATACCATAGGGAGAATACGGGACCGATGGTACAGGGAGCAGAGCAGGGAATTGAGTCGACGTCTGGTGGAAGCTCGCGAACGGGATGACCGGGAGCTCTGTGACAGGCTTCTTTTGGAAAAAAAACAACTGCTCACCCGGAAAGTCCGCGGGCCTTCCGGGTTAAGAAAAGGCGGTCCCAAGGGGTGA